The following are encoded in a window of Chionomys nivalis chromosome X, mChiNiv1.1, whole genome shotgun sequence genomic DNA:
- the LOC130867789 gene encoding huntingtin-interacting protein K, with product MATEGDVELELETETSGPERPPEKPRKHDSGAADLERVTDYAEEKEIQSSNLETAMSVIGDRRSREQKAKQEREKELAKVTIKKEDLELIMTEMEISRAAAERSLREHMGNVVEALIALTNG from the coding sequence ATGGCGACCGAGGGAgatgtggagctggagttagagaccgAGACCAGCGGCCCGGAGCGGCCTCCCGAGAAGCCACGGAAACATGATAGTGGTGCTGCTGACTTGGAGCGGGTCACTGACTATGCGGAGGAGAAGGAGATCCAAAGTTCGAATCTGGAGACGGCTATGTCCGTCATTGGAGACAGACGGTCCAGGGAACAAAAGGCAAAACAGGAGCGGGAGAAGGAACTGGCGAAGGTCACGATCAAGAAGGAAGATCTGGAGTTGATAATGACAGAGATGGAGATCTCTCGAGCAGCAGCAGAAAGGAGCTTGCGGGAACACATGGGCAACGTTGTGGAGGCTCTTATTGCCCTAACCAACGGATAA